In Tiliqua scincoides isolate rTilSci1 chromosome 1, rTilSci1.hap2, whole genome shotgun sequence, the following are encoded in one genomic region:
- the CHRM5 gene encoding muscarinic acetylcholine receptor M5 yields the protein MEEKLYSNLTVVNGTAANQKDVEGHSLWQVITIATVTAILSLITIVGNVLVMISFKVNSQLKTVNNYYLLSLACADLIIGVFSMNLYTSYILIGYWSLGSLACDLWLALDYVASNASVMNLLVISFDRYFSITRPLTYRAKRTPKRAGIMIGLAWLISFILWAPVILCWQYFVGERTVPPGECQIQFLYEPIVTFGTAIAAFYIPVSVMTILYCRIYKETEKRTKDLAELQGSSSVAEFEMIKPQKALLKSCFSCKQQNLAKRERCQASWSSSSRSTSTTAKVSQIQNTDLEWSKADQLTTCSSYASSEEEDKHASDSVFQVTYKTPVKGKDEEHKEKKEAFIKDHTGEKDYEAQKYFLTPTKGHIQKSNKCVAYKFHLVVKADGTQETNNGCRKVKITPCSATLSKDPSIKSMDPSINNQITKRKRMVLIKERKAAQTLSAILLAFIITWTPYNIMVLVSTFCSDCIPPTLWHLGYWLCYVNSTVNPICYALCNKTFRKTFKLLLFCQWKKKKVEEKLYWQGNTKLP from the coding sequence ATGGAAGAAAAATTGTACAGCAATTTAACCGTTGTCAATGGTACTGCTGCGAACCAGAAAGATGTAGAAGGCCACAGCCTTTGGCAAGTAATTACCATTGCTACCGTAACAGCCATTTTAAGCTTAATAACCATAGTGGGGAATGTTCTTGTCATGATATCCTTCAAAGTCAACAGCCAGCTCAAAACAGTGAACAATTACTATTTACTGAGCCTTGCTTGTGCGGATCTGATCATTGGAGTATTTTCTATGAATCTTTATACATCCTACATCTTAATAGGGTACTGGTCTCTTGGAAGCCTGGCGTGTGACTTGTGGCTAGCCCTTGACTATGTCGCTAGTAATGCCTCCGTCATGAATTTGCTTGTCATCAGCTTTGACCGATATTTTTCTATTACAAGACCACTAACCTACAGAGCTAAACGCACACCCAAAAGGGCTGGCATTATGATTGGTCTAGCTTGGCTAATTTCATTTATCCTGTGGGCACCAGTAATCCTGTGCTGGCAGTATTTTGTAGGCGAACGAACTGTCCCACCTGGAGAATGCCAGATCCAGTTTTTGTATGAACCCATAGTCACCTTTGGTACCGCCATTGCAGCTTTCTATATCCCAGTTTCAGTGATGACTATTTTGTATTGCCGTATTTATAAAGAGACTGAGAAGCGCACCAAGGACCTGGCTGAACTCCAAGGCTCCAGTTCTGTGGCTGAGTTTGAAATGAtcaagcctcagaaagccctgCTGAAGTCCTGCTTTAGTTGCAAGCAGCAGAATTTGGCCAAAAGGGAGAGGTGTCAGGCTTCCTGGTCTTCATCCAGCCGAAGTACATCTACAACAGCGAAAGTGTCTCAGATTCAGAATACTGATCTTGAGTGGTCTAAAGCAGACCAGCTAACCACTTGTAGCAGCTATGCATCCTCAGAAGAGGAGGATAAACATGCCTCTGACTCAGTCTTTCAGGTCACTTATAAGACCCCGGTAAAAGGGAAGGATGAAGAACACAAAGAGAAGAAGGAAGCTTTCATCAAAGACCATACTGGGGAAAAGGACTACGAGGCCCAGAAATATTTCCTAACGCCAACCAAAGGCCATATTCAAAAAAGTAACAAATGTGTAGCTTATAAATTCCACTTGGTGGTGAAAGCTGATGGCACTCAAGAAACCAACAATGGTTGTCGAAAAGTCAAAATCACACCTTGTTCTGCCACTTTATCCAAGGACCCTTCCATTAAAAGCATGGATCCAAGTATAAACAATCAAATCACTAAAAGGAAAAGAATGGTTCTCATAAAGGAACGCAAAGCAGCCCAGACTTTAAGTGCCATTCTCCTAGCTTTCATAATCACTTGGACACCATATAATATCATGGTTCTGGTGTCCACATTCTGCTCGGACTGTATTCCTCCGACATTGTGGCACCTTGGTTATTGGCTATGCTATGTCAATAGTACTGTTAACCCAATCTGTTATGCGCTCTGTAACAAAACTTTCAGAAAAACCTTTAAGCTGTTGCTCTTTTGtcagtggaagaagaaaaaagtggaaGAAAAGTTATACTGGCAGGGTAATACAAAGCTGCCTTAA